One Eurosta solidaginis isolate ZX-2024a chromosome 5, ASM4086904v1, whole genome shotgun sequence DNA segment encodes these proteins:
- the LOC137254039 gene encoding uncharacterized protein yields the protein MSDTPHERNSNSKSNLIEVQHVGVTAKLQSPLKNLLQSPMSSTETETGQLLFHDHHGHKMKYSKFSNETQADTETESQSKILYEMHAVREASARHPGKRNPTPSKIEFQLYKSATRRTRRTKSTPASAIKYCSEQKKSKRKLFTEPQRAHENAAATRHCTCHAQQGASDNTIFKRLRHSLDNMRAARTTVSKPKTPKCNQIFNDLPECGKTAADENTQQPKRDVTPPPRETRIGIYPFEHGCAEYLRTTDCHPQLLSVVLAERATYYATRFWAEFFGSLHIGVTFVVTFVLQAYRFVLYSLVNTLIVGFLHMSSDYLIKPMLTVIFNGFLQPPLILVYNILTSLRDILEPVADTINNFMRPVATVGKSLRLVHVTYNTRKLEKEV from the coding sequence ATGTCCGATACACCGCACGAACGCAATTCCAACTCGAAATCAAACCTCATTGAGGTGCAACATGTCGGCGTCACAGCTAAACTTCAATCACCACTCAAGAATTTGCTGCAATCCCCCATGTCCTCAACAGAAACTGAAACAGGCCAACTGCTCTTTCACGACCATCATGGTCATAAGATGAAGTACAGCAAATTTTCCAATGAGACACAAGCTGATACAGAAACCGAGAGTCAATCCAAAATTCTATATGAAATGCATGCTGTACGTGAGGCATCCGCACGGCATCCAGGCAAACGAAATCCGACACCATCAAAAATCGAATTCCAACTTTACAAAAGCGCTACGAGACGTACCCGTCGCACGAAAAGTACGCCAGCATCTGCAATAAAATATTGCAGTGAACAGAAGAAGAGCAAACGTAAGCTTTTCACAGAGCCGCAAAGAGCACACGAAAATGCTGCAGCCACACGTCATTGTACATGTCATGCACAACAAGGCGCAAGTGATAATACAATCTTTAAGAGACTGCGTCATTCCCTGGATAACATGCGTGCCGCACGTACCACTGTTTCTAAACCGAAAACGCCTAAATGCAATCAAATTTTCAATGATCTGCCGGAATGTGGCAAAACTGCTGCCGATGAGAATACACAGCAACCGAAACGAGATGTTACACCACCACCACGTGAAACTCGTATTGGAATTTATCCATTTGAACATGGTTGTGCTGAATATTTACGCACAACCGATTGTCACCCTCAACTGTTGTCCGTTGTATTGGCCGAACGCGCTACTTATTATGCGACACGTTTTTGGGCGGAGTTCTTTGGCAGTTTACACATTGGTGTCACATTTGTGGTCACTTTTGTATTGCAAGCATATCGCTTTGTTCTATATTCGCTGGTGAATACGCTGATTGTTGGATTTCTTCATATGTCTTCAGATTATTTGATTAAGCCAATGTTGACTGTTATCTTCAATGGATTTCTACAACCACCGTTGATTTTGGTATATAACATTTTGACCTCTTTGCGTGACATATTGGAACCTGTGGCTGATACCATTAATAATTTTATGCGTCCTGTTGCAACGGTGGGCAAGAGTTTGCGTCTAGTGCATGTTACCTACAACACTCGGAAGCTGGAGAAGGAAGTTTAA